A stretch of Streptomyces vietnamensis DNA encodes these proteins:
- a CDS encoding uridine kinase has protein sequence MRYEAITWDRLAETLAGHLDASPAAAGDDWLKVGIDGPPAAPGGELAGLLAEALRSRGRAVQVVSTGGFLRPASLRYEYGRQDPDAYYSGWTDTGALWREVFGPLDPGGTGRVLPDLWDPVTDRATRSPYVTLPPRGVLVLHGPFLLGHWFPFDLTVHLRLSPGALARRTEESWTLPAFARYEMEVGPTEAADAVVRADDPRHPAWTGLRT, from the coding sequence ATGCGATACGAGGCGATCACCTGGGACCGGCTGGCGGAGACGCTCGCCGGTCACCTCGACGCGTCCCCCGCCGCTGCGGGCGACGACTGGCTCAAGGTGGGCATCGACGGTCCGCCCGCCGCGCCCGGCGGCGAACTCGCCGGGCTCCTCGCCGAAGCGCTGCGCTCGCGCGGGCGGGCGGTCCAGGTCGTGAGCACCGGCGGCTTCCTGCGACCCGCTTCCCTTCGGTACGAGTACGGGAGGCAGGACCCCGACGCGTACTACAGCGGGTGGACCGACACCGGGGCCCTGTGGCGGGAGGTCTTCGGGCCGCTGGACCCCGGCGGCACCGGGCGCGTGCTGCCCGACCTCTGGGACCCGGTCACGGACCGCGCCACCCGCAGCCCGTACGTCACGCTGCCGCCGCGCGGGGTGCTCGTGCTGCACGGGCCCTTCCTGCTCGGCCACTGGTTCCCCTTCGACCTCACCGTGCACCTGCGCCTCTCGCCCGGCGCCCTCGCCCGGCGCACGGAGGAGTCCTGGACCCTGCCCGCCTTCGCCCGGTACGAGATGGAGGTCGGCCCCACCGAGGCGGCGGACGCCGTCGTGCGCGCCGACGACCCGCGCCACCCGGCCTGGACGGGCCTGCGGACGTAG
- a CDS encoding winged helix-turn-helix transcriptional regulator, producing MPRQPRRRSYDQHCAAARALDLVGDRWTLLVVRELLAGPRRYTDLHADLPGVSTDMLAGRLKDMEGAELVTRRRLPPPASAYVYELTPRGRELLPVLRTLAAWGAPDLGEPRPTDAVRAHWYAIPLLGALAELGAGTVQVTLDEGEFHVRTGADGDVAYGDGGVEAPDARLRTDAATCRALAAGELTLGEAVESGRAALERPVRAGASA from the coding sequence ATGCCACGTCAGCCACGCCGCCGCAGCTACGACCAGCACTGCGCCGCCGCGCGCGCCCTCGACCTCGTCGGCGACCGCTGGACCCTGCTCGTCGTCCGCGAACTCCTCGCCGGGCCGCGCCGTTACACCGACCTGCACGCCGACCTGCCCGGCGTCAGCACCGACATGCTCGCCGGCCGCCTCAAGGACATGGAGGGCGCCGAGCTGGTCACCCGGCGCCGACTGCCCCCGCCCGCCTCGGCGTACGTGTACGAGCTCACCCCGCGCGGACGCGAGCTGCTGCCCGTCCTGCGCACCCTCGCCGCCTGGGGCGCACCCGACCTCGGGGAGCCCCGGCCCACCGACGCCGTCCGCGCCCACTGGTACGCGATCCCGCTCCTCGGGGCGCTGGCCGAGCTCGGCGCGGGGACCGTCCAAGTGACCCTCGACGAGGGCGAGTTCCACGTACGGACCGGGGCCGACGGGGACGTGGCCTACGGGGACGGAGGAGTGGAGGCCCCGGACGCCCGGCTGCGGACCGACGCGGCGACCTGCCGGGCCCTCGCGGCGGGCGAGCTCACGCTCGGGGAGGCGGTCGAGTCGGGACGGGCGGCGCTCGAACGACCGGTGCGGGCAGGGGCGTCGGCCTGA
- a CDS encoding MerR family transcriptional regulator, with protein sequence MRIGELARRTGVSARALRHYEQAGLITSARAANGYRVYEEIAVARVSNIRYLLDAGFTLDDVAAFRTCLDGDVSAAPPSARALEIARERLAVIDARIAAQTAARDRLAKALAAQSS encoded by the coding sequence TTGCGCATCGGTGAACTGGCCCGGCGGACCGGGGTGTCGGCCCGCGCCCTGCGGCACTACGAGCAGGCGGGGCTGATCACGTCGGCCCGCGCGGCCAACGGGTACCGGGTGTACGAGGAGATCGCCGTCGCGCGGGTGTCGAACATCCGGTACCTGCTGGACGCGGGGTTCACGCTGGACGACGTGGCCGCGTTCCGCACCTGTCTGGACGGGGACGTCTCGGCGGCCCCGCCGTCCGCCCGCGCCCTGGAGATCGCCCGCGAGCGCCTCGCCGTGATCGACGCTCGCATCGCGGCGCAGACGGCGGCCCGCGACCGGCTGGCGAAGGCGCTGGCCGCGCAGTCCTCCTGA
- a CDS encoding SDR family NAD(P)-dependent oxidoreductase, which yields MDTTTPTRVVVVTGAGTGIGRATARSFAGQGATVVAVGRRTEPLRETAEGHPGIHPFAADVTAEGAAEEIVRAALTDHGRIDVLVNNAGISAGGPLGTLDRSVITPLLETNLVAPVLLTQAAVPALRESRGVVVNVTTTIGQRGWPANSVYPATKSALETLTRCWAVELAPAGVRVVAVAPGAIETPIADHMGLTPEQRKAVRAWQLAHTPLGRVGRPEEVAWAITSLAAPDAAFLTGTVLPVDGGALVS from the coding sequence ATGGACACCACCACACCCACCAGGGTCGTCGTCGTCACCGGTGCGGGCACCGGCATCGGCCGGGCCACCGCGCGTTCCTTCGCCGGGCAGGGGGCGACGGTCGTCGCCGTCGGCCGCAGGACGGAGCCGCTGCGGGAGACCGCCGAGGGACATCCGGGCATCCACCCGTTCGCCGCCGACGTCACGGCGGAGGGCGCGGCCGAGGAGATCGTGCGCGCCGCGCTGACGGACCACGGCCGGATCGACGTCCTCGTCAACAACGCCGGGATCTCCGCCGGCGGCCCGCTCGGCACCCTCGACCGTTCCGTGATCACCCCGCTCCTGGAGACGAACCTCGTCGCCCCGGTCCTGCTCACGCAGGCGGCCGTCCCCGCGCTCCGGGAGTCCCGGGGCGTCGTGGTGAACGTGACGACGACGATCGGTCAGCGCGGCTGGCCCGCCAACTCCGTCTATCCGGCGACCAAGAGCGCCCTGGAGACCCTGACCCGCTGCTGGGCGGTGGAGCTCGCGCCGGCCGGCGTCCGGGTCGTGGCGGTCGCGCCCGGTGCGATCGAGACCCCGATCGCGGACCACATGGGCCTCACCCCGGAGCAGCGGAAGGCGGTACGGGCGTGGCAGCTCGCGCACACCCCGCTGGGGCGGGTCGGCAGGCCGGAGGAGGTCGCCTGGGCGATCACCTCGCTCGCCGCTCCGGACGCCGCCTTCCTGACCGGCACCGTCCTGCCCGTCGACGGGGGCGCGCTGGTCTCGTGA
- a CDS encoding pyridoxal phosphate-dependent aminotransferase, with protein sequence MEFRQSSKLNEVCYEIRGPVIEHANALEEAGHSVLRLNTGNPALFGFEAPEEIVQDMIRMLPKAHGYTDSRGILSARRAVAQRYQSMGLPDVDVDDIFLGNGVSELISMAVQALLEDGDEVLVPAPDYPLWTAVVTLAGGRPVHYLCDESADWYPDLDDMASKITDRTKAIVVINPNNPTGAVYPKEVLEGIFELARRHGLMVFADEIYDQIVYDEVVHHPAASLAPDLVVLTFGGLSKTYRVAGFRSGWLVVTGPKQHAKNYLEGLTMLASMRLCPNAPAQYAIQAALGGRQSIHELTAPGGRLREQRDRAWEKLNEIPGVSCVKPKGALYAFPRLDPAVHKIHDDEKFVLDLLLREKIQVVQGTGFNWPRPDHFRILTLPYADDLDAAISRIGRFLSGYRQ encoded by the coding sequence ATGGAGTTCCGGCAGTCGAGCAAGCTGAACGAGGTCTGCTACGAGATCCGCGGCCCGGTCATCGAGCACGCCAACGCGCTCGAGGAGGCGGGCCACAGCGTCCTGCGCCTCAACACCGGCAACCCGGCGCTCTTCGGCTTCGAGGCGCCCGAGGAGATCGTCCAGGACATGATCCGGATGCTCCCCAAGGCCCACGGCTACACCGACTCGCGCGGCATCCTCTCCGCCCGGCGCGCGGTCGCCCAGCGCTACCAGTCCATGGGCCTGCCGGACGTGGACGTCGACGACATCTTCCTCGGCAACGGCGTGTCCGAGCTGATCTCGATGGCCGTGCAGGCCCTCCTGGAGGACGGCGACGAGGTCCTCGTACCCGCCCCGGACTACCCGCTGTGGACGGCCGTGGTCACGCTCGCGGGCGGCAGGCCCGTGCACTACCTGTGCGACGAGTCCGCCGACTGGTACCCGGACCTCGACGACATGGCGTCGAAGATCACCGACCGCACCAAGGCCATCGTCGTCATCAACCCGAACAACCCCACGGGCGCCGTCTACCCGAAGGAGGTCCTGGAGGGGATCTTCGAACTCGCCCGCCGCCACGGCCTGATGGTCTTCGCCGACGAGATCTACGACCAGATCGTCTACGACGAGGTCGTCCACCACCCGGCTGCCTCCCTCGCCCCCGACCTGGTCGTCCTCACCTTCGGCGGCCTCTCCAAGACCTACCGGGTCGCGGGCTTCCGCTCCGGCTGGCTGGTCGTCACCGGCCCCAAGCAGCACGCGAAGAACTACCTGGAGGGCCTCACCATGCTGGCCTCCATGCGGCTCTGCCCCAATGCCCCCGCCCAGTACGCCATCCAGGCCGCGCTCGGCGGCCGGCAGTCCATCCACGAGCTGACCGCCCCGGGCGGCAGGCTGCGCGAACAGCGCGACCGGGCCTGGGAGAAGCTCAACGAGATCCCGGGCGTCTCCTGCGTGAAGCCGAAGGGCGCCCTGTACGCCTTCCCGCGCCTCGATCCCGCCGTGCACAAGATCCACGACGACGAGAAGTTCGTCCTCGACCTGCTGCTGCGGGAGAAGATCCAGGTCGTGCAGGGCACCGGCTTCAACTGGCCGCGCCCGGACCACTTCCGCATCCTGACCCTGCCGTACGCCGACGACCTCGACGCCGCGATCAGCCGCATCGGCCGCTTCCTGAGCGGCTACCGGCAGTGA